The following are from one region of the Hydrogenophaga sp. BPS33 genome:
- a CDS encoding SirB2 family protein, which translates to MVLADLYPFIKATHVGLALLSGGLFAGRGLGVLLSATAPMAPWVRRLSQVIDTALLGAALLLLWILRINPFATPWLLVKLTLLVAYIVFGTLALRRASTRTGKALAFVLALCCFAVMAAIARTHDPMGMLRMMGL; encoded by the coding sequence ATGGTGCTGGCCGACTTATATCCCTTCATAAAGGCGACCCACGTGGGGCTGGCGTTGCTCAGTGGCGGTCTGTTCGCGGGGCGGGGCCTGGGCGTGCTGCTGAGTGCGACCGCACCCATGGCGCCATGGGTGCGCCGTTTGAGCCAGGTTATCGACACCGCCTTGTTGGGCGCGGCATTGCTGTTGCTGTGGATACTGCGGATCAATCCCTTTGCCACGCCGTGGCTGCTGGTCAAGCTCACACTGCTGGTGGCCTACATCGTGTTCGGGACACTCGCGCTCAGACGGGCGTCGACCCGTACCGGCAAGGCGCTGGCATTCGTTTTGGCCTTGTGTTGTTTCGCGGTGATGGCGGCCATTGCCCGCACGCACGACCCGATGGGCATGTTGCGCATGATGGGCTTGTGA
- a CDS encoding RrF2 family transcriptional regulator, with the protein MRLTTMTDYALRLLMYVAQQPERLCTISEVAQAYGISEAHLMKVTHQLGLQGWIETVRGKGGGMRLAHSPQTINLGAVVRSIEPDFALVECFATGGQCTLTGQCRLADVLGGALQSFMAHLDGFTLADLLPGGGLQLAKGRRIRIERRRSV; encoded by the coding sequence ATGCGGCTGACCACGATGACCGACTATGCGCTGCGCCTGTTGATGTACGTGGCGCAGCAGCCGGAGCGTCTGTGCACGATCTCGGAGGTCGCACAGGCTTACGGCATCTCCGAGGCACATCTGATGAAAGTCACGCACCAACTCGGCCTGCAGGGCTGGATCGAGACCGTGCGTGGCAAGGGAGGCGGGATGCGCCTGGCGCATTCCCCCCAGACCATCAACCTCGGCGCCGTGGTGCGCAGCATCGAGCCGGACTTCGCGCTGGTGGAGTGCTTCGCCACTGGGGGCCAGTGCACGTTGACAGGCCAGTGCCGGCTCGCCGACGTGCTCGGCGGCGCCTTGCAGAGCTTCATGGCGCACCTGGACGGTTTCACGTTGGCCGACCTGCTGCCGGGAGGGGGTCTTCAACTCGCAAAAGGGCGCCGCATCCGCATTGAGCGGAGGAGGTCGGTTTGA
- a CDS encoding NnrS family protein, whose translation MTELMRIDEPGQARALVPQWSAFLEMGFRPLYLAGCFWAAVAVALWLFAPSLLRGQLAGVIWHAHEMLWGFIATIAVGFLLTAGNNWTGMNLLKGRALGALGLLWVLARVGYLVPGAASFWLAAACELLFFAWAAAALGRAIYGALNQRNYGVPLLVLALGVADALFLLAAWQGDYVLLMQRFNAGLLCMAVVALLVARRVIPFFAMRAVPGLTIPMHTRSGHWQLGASGLAIAFGLLGWMSAMATFLAAAGVIALVQVLAWKPWAVRRVPLLWILYVGYAALGMGLLVAAAHASGWLLRAAWPVHVIGVAGFSVLIIGMVTRTALGHLGRPLRAGSLIVWCYVLVIAAAALRLLALLPTSWAMIALHASAGAWVLAFGLYGWRFFPMMIRPGLDQKATSVLKAVKISTPSRTSR comes from the coding sequence ATGACTGAGTTGATGCGAATCGACGAGCCGGGGCAGGCGAGGGCGCTTGTCCCGCAGTGGTCTGCATTTCTCGAGATGGGCTTCCGGCCTCTGTACCTAGCAGGCTGCTTCTGGGCTGCTGTCGCGGTAGCGCTTTGGCTTTTCGCGCCAAGTCTGCTGCGTGGACAGCTTGCCGGCGTGATCTGGCATGCGCACGAGATGCTCTGGGGCTTCATCGCCACCATTGCCGTTGGTTTCCTGCTCACGGCGGGCAACAACTGGACGGGAATGAATCTGCTCAAGGGCCGCGCACTGGGTGCCTTGGGTCTGCTGTGGGTGCTGGCGCGCGTGGGCTACCTCGTTCCCGGCGCGGCCTCCTTCTGGCTGGCCGCGGCTTGCGAGCTTCTGTTCTTTGCCTGGGCGGCCGCAGCGCTGGGTCGCGCCATCTACGGTGCTTTGAACCAGCGCAATTACGGTGTGCCCTTGCTCGTGCTGGCGCTGGGCGTGGCCGACGCCTTGTTCCTGCTCGCCGCGTGGCAGGGTGACTACGTGCTTCTGATGCAGCGCTTCAACGCGGGACTGCTGTGCATGGCCGTGGTTGCACTGCTGGTGGCACGTCGGGTGATTCCGTTTTTCGCCATGCGGGCGGTGCCGGGGTTGACGATTCCCATGCATACCCGCAGCGGCCATTGGCAACTCGGCGCGAGTGGCCTGGCCATCGCCTTCGGGCTGTTGGGGTGGATGTCGGCCATGGCCACTTTCCTGGCCGCAGCCGGCGTGATCGCACTGGTCCAGGTGCTGGCCTGGAAACCGTGGGCGGTGCGGCGCGTGCCTTTGCTCTGGATTCTCTATGTCGGTTACGCCGCGCTCGGTATGGGCCTGCTGGTGGCGGCTGCGCATGCGTCGGGATGGCTGTTGCGCGCCGCATGGCCAGTGCATGTGATCGGCGTGGCCGGATTTTCGGTGCTCATCATCGGGATGGTGACGCGCACGGCGCTGGGGCATCTGGGACGACCGCTGCGTGCCGGTAGCCTCATCGTGTGGTGCTATGTGCTGGTGATCGCCGCCGCCGCGCTCCGCCTGCTGGCCTTGTTGCCGACCAGCTGGGCGATGATCGCGTTGCACGCCTCGGCCGGTGCCTGGGTGCTGGCGTTTGGGTTGTATGGTTGGCGTTTTTTCCCGATGATGATTCGCCCAGGCCTTGACCAGAAAGCGACGTCGGTGCTCAAGGCGGTGAAGATTTCCACGCCATCGCGCACATCCCGATGA
- a CDS encoding succinate dehydrogenase iron-sulfur subunit, with the protein MHVFRIYRYDPDLDVMPRMQTLEIEVNRGDRMLLDVLMRLKAMDPSLSFRRSCREGICGSDAMNINGKNGLACITNMNTLPRQVVLKPLPGLPVIRDLIVDMTAFFKQYHSIKPYLVNPAPAPERERLQSPEQRDELNGLYECILCACCTSACPSFWWNPDKYVGPAGLLQAYRFLVDSRDTATAERLDNLNDPYRLFRCRSILNCVDVCPKGLRPVGAISKIKEMMVRRSL; encoded by the coding sequence ATGCACGTTTTCCGCATCTACCGCTACGACCCGGATCTCGATGTCATGCCCCGCATGCAGACGCTGGAGATCGAAGTCAACCGGGGCGACCGCATGTTGCTCGATGTGCTGATGCGCCTGAAGGCCATGGACCCGAGTCTGAGCTTTCGCCGCTCTTGCCGCGAGGGCATTTGCGGCTCGGACGCCATGAACATCAACGGCAAGAACGGCCTGGCCTGCATCACCAACATGAACACACTGCCACGCCAGGTGGTGCTCAAGCCGCTGCCCGGGCTGCCAGTCATACGCGATCTGATCGTGGACATGACCGCCTTTTTCAAGCAATACCACTCGATCAAGCCCTATCTCGTCAACCCGGCGCCGGCCCCCGAGCGCGAACGCTTGCAGTCGCCCGAACAGCGCGACGAACTCAACGGCCTGTACGAATGCATCCTGTGCGCCTGCTGCACGTCGGCATGTCCGAGCTTCTGGTGGAATCCGGACAAATACGTCGGGCCGGCCGGCTTGCTGCAGGCCTATCGCTTTCTCGTGGACAGCCGCGACACGGCCACCGCCGAGCGGCTCGACAACCTGAACGACCCGTATCGCCTGTTCCGATGCCGCTCCATTCTGAACTGCGTGGACGTG
- a CDS encoding group III truncated hemoglobin: MVTELCSEDDVSNLVHAFYARVRQDEVLGPIFDAHVDEWEHHLAKLVDFWSSILRRTGRFAGAPMPKHAVLPGLTAELFQRWLALFRETAAAQPNRAMGEQACAMAERIAQSLWMGYQMNRDPDAIPTALSHD; this comes from the coding sequence ATGGTCACCGAACTGTGTTCCGAGGATGACGTTTCCAACCTGGTCCACGCGTTCTACGCACGGGTGCGGCAGGACGAGGTCCTCGGCCCCATCTTCGACGCGCACGTAGACGAATGGGAGCACCATCTGGCGAAGCTGGTGGACTTCTGGTCGTCCATCCTGCGCCGTACCGGGCGTTTTGCCGGCGCGCCCATGCCCAAGCACGCCGTTCTTCCAGGTCTGACCGCCGAACTGTTCCAGCGCTGGTTGGCATTGTTCCGGGAGACCGCCGCAGCACAGCCCAATCGCGCCATGGGCGAGCAGGCTTGCGCGATGGCCGAACGCATCGCGCAAAGCCTGTGGATGGGCTACCAGATGAACCGCGATCCAGATGCCATCCCGACCGCGCTGTCACATGACTGA
- the serA gene encoding phosphoglycerate dehydrogenase has translation MTNTFTAASTAGPKTSIDKSKIRFLLLEGIHPSAIAVLKAAGYSQIESLPGALADDELKARIADVHFVGIRSRTQLSAEVLAHANRLTAVGCFCIGTNQVDLSAARERGIAVFNAPFSNTRSVAELVLAEAILLMRGIPEKNAVAHRGGWLKSASNAYEIRGKTLGIVGYGAIGTQLSVLAEALGMKVVFFDIATKLPMGNSRPLTSLAELLTTADVVSLHVPETADTQWMIDAPQLALMKPNAVLINASRGSVVRLEALASALQCKALLGAAIDVFPQEPHSNHDNFESPLRGLDSVILTPHIGGSTLEAQENIGVEVAEKLVKYSDNGTTTSAVNFPEVALPAHPGKHRLLHIHRNVPGMLSRINGIFSDHQINIAAQYLQTREDVGYVVMDIDATHSELALTQLTEVPGTLRSRVLF, from the coding sequence ATGACCAACACTTTCACAGCAGCCTCGACTGCCGGACCCAAGACATCGATCGACAAGAGCAAGATCCGCTTTCTGTTGCTGGAGGGCATTCACCCCTCGGCCATTGCGGTGCTGAAGGCGGCCGGCTACTCTCAGATCGAGAGCCTGCCCGGTGCACTGGCTGACGACGAACTCAAGGCCAGGATCGCGGATGTCCATTTCGTGGGTATCCGCTCCCGCACCCAACTCAGCGCCGAGGTGTTGGCCCATGCCAACCGGTTGACGGCGGTGGGCTGCTTCTGCATCGGCACCAACCAGGTGGATCTGAGCGCGGCGCGCGAACGCGGCATTGCCGTGTTCAACGCACCGTTCTCCAACACCCGATCCGTTGCAGAACTGGTGCTTGCCGAAGCCATTCTGTTGATGCGCGGCATTCCCGAAAAGAACGCCGTGGCCCATCGAGGCGGCTGGTTGAAATCGGCCAGCAACGCGTACGAAATTCGCGGCAAGACCTTGGGCATTGTGGGCTATGGGGCCATCGGCACGCAGCTGTCCGTGCTCGCCGAAGCGCTGGGCATGAAGGTGGTGTTTTTTGATATCGCCACCAAGCTGCCCATGGGCAATTCGCGGCCGCTGACCAGCTTGGCCGAGTTGCTGACCACCGCTGATGTGGTGAGCCTTCATGTGCCGGAAACGGCCGACACCCAATGGATGATCGACGCGCCACAGCTCGCGCTCATGAAGCCCAATGCGGTGCTGATCAATGCGTCGCGCGGCAGCGTGGTGAGGCTTGAAGCGCTGGCTAGCGCGCTGCAATGCAAGGCGTTGCTGGGCGCCGCTATCGACGTCTTCCCGCAAGAGCCCCACAGCAACCACGACAACTTCGAGTCGCCTTTGCGCGGCCTGGACAGTGTGATCCTCACGCCCCACATCGGAGGCTCAACGCTGGAAGCCCAGGAGAACATCGGCGTCGAGGTGGCGGAGAAACTCGTCAAATACAGCGACAACGGCACCACCACCTCAGCGGTCAACTTTCCCGAAGTGGCCTTGCCGGCACACCCCGGCAAGCACCGACTGCTGCACATCCATCGCAATGTGCCCGGCATGCTCTCTCGCATCAACGGCATTTTTTCGGATCACCAGATCAACATTGCCGCGCAATATCTTCAGACGCGCGAGGACGTGGGTTACGTGGTGATGGACATCGATGCCACCCACTCGGAATTGGCATTGACCCAGCTGACCGAGGTGCCCGGAACGCTGCGCAGCCGTGTCCTGTTCTGA